A window of Roseiflexus castenholzii DSM 13941 genomic DNA:
GGGGGGCAGGTCTCAGACCGGCTCCGGGGGGGCAGGTCTCAGACCGGCTCCGGGGGGGCAGGTCTCAGACCGGCTCCGGGGGGGCAGGTCTCAGACCGGCTCCGGGGGGGCAGGTCTCAGACCGGCTCCGGGGGGGCAGGTCTCAGACCTGCCCTTACTACTACGCGACCGGCTCCGGGGGGGGGCAGGTCTCAGACCTGCCCTTACTACTACGCGACCGGCTCCGGGGGGGCAGGTCTCAGACCTGCCCTTACTATGAGACCGGGTCCTACGTGGAAGGGCATTTTGGAGATGAAGACCATTCTCATCACCGGCGCCAGCCGGGGCATCGGGCGGGCGACAGCGCTCGCGCTCGCGGCGCCTGGCGTCGCCATGACCCTGGCGGCGCGATCCGTTTCTCTCCTGGACGAAGTGGCGGCGGACGTCCGCGCGGCCGGCGCGTCGGCGGTCATCGCGCCATGCGACGTGACGGACGAAGATGAGATTCGTCACCTGATCGAACAGACGACCATAGCAACCGGACGGATCGATCTGCTCGTTCACAGCGTCGGCGGGGCATATGTCGCACCGGTGACGCAGATCACTCAGACGCATTGGGATGAGCAGGTGCGTGTGCACCTGACGAGTCTCTTCCTGATCTGCAAGCATGCAACGCCGTTCATGCACAACGGCGGATTGCTGGTGTACGTCGCCTCGGTAGCGGCGCGTCAGGTCTTCCCCAACTGGTCGGCGTATTGCGCCGCCAAACATGGCGCGCTGGGGTTGCTCGGCGCCGTGCGTGAAGAAGTGCGACCGTATGGCGTGCGCGTGACGGCGGTGCTCCCGGCGGCAACCGATACCGGCTTGTGGGACGATCTTCCCGGCGATTGGAACCGTGCGGCGATGATGCAACCGGCAGACGTCGCTGCCGCTATCGCCAGTCTGGCAGCGTATCCGCCGCACGTCGCCGTCGAGGAGTTGACCGTCGGGCATGTCGCCGGCAGGCTTTAGAGGATTTCACACTGGAAGTTTCCGTTGATTTATCGGTTGAGCGCCGCGAAATCTATCGTATCCTGACCGGTATCGCCCGGTCAAGCCCGCGCAGGCGGGCTTTGCGACTATAGCCCGTGGCTGATGGAACATTAAGAAATAACCTGCGCCGCCACGTCGTGCGTTTTCTGAGCTGCGGGCTAAAGCCCTCGCTCAGAATATGGAAGCCCCGGAGGGGCTTTCACGTCCTGAGCCAGGGCTTCAGCCCGCACCAAATGTACGACACAAACTAGCGTGCAACATCGGAAAGGGGCTTTCACGTCCTGAGCCAGGGCTTCAGCCCGCACCAAATGTACGACACAAACTAGCGTGCAACATCGGAAAGGGGCTTTCACGTCCTGAGCCAGGGCTTCAGCCCGCACCAAATGTACGACACAAACAAGCATGCAACATCGGAAAGGGGCTTTCACGTCCTGAGCCAGGGCTTCAGCCCGCACCAAATGTACGACACAAACAAGCATGCAACATCGGAAAGGGGCTTTCACGTCCTGAGCCAGGGCTTCAGCCCGCACCAAATGTACGACACAAACAAGCATGCAACATCGGAAAGGGGCTTTCACCTCCTGAGCCAGGGCTTCAGCCCGCAGCAAATGTACGACACAAACAAGCGTGCAACATCATAAAGGGGCTTTCACCTCCTGAGCCAGGGCTTCAGCCCGCAGCAAATGTACGACACAAACAAGCGTGCAACATCGGAAGCCCCGGAGGGGCTTTCACCTCCTGAGCCAGGGCTTCAGCCCGCAGCAAATGTACGACACAAACAAGCGTGCAACATCATAAAGGGGCTTTCACGTCCTGAGCCAGGGCTTCAGCCCGCAGCGCCCAGGAATGTCGGAACGTGTTGGTGCAGGCTTTGCGCCGTTGCATCCTGGCGTCAACGTTCTCAATATTCACGGTTTCTTCTGTTTTTATTGACAATAGATAAACCGTCTGGTATACTGCTCAATGAGTGTGGAGGAACAATGCGATGACACTGGCGCAGTATACCGAAGACACGCCGGCAGGGAAGATTCTGACCTACCTGCGACGTCATGGCGAAGCGACGATCAAAGACCTGGAAGAGTTGTTGGGTATC
This region includes:
- a CDS encoding SDR family oxidoreductase — translated: MKTILITGASRGIGRATALALAAPGVAMTLAARSVSLLDEVAADVRAAGASAVIAPCDVTDEDEIRHLIEQTTIATGRIDLLVHSVGGAYVAPVTQITQTHWDEQVRVHLTSLFLICKHATPFMHNGGLLVYVASVAARQVFPNWSAYCAAKHGALGLLGAVREEVRPYGVRVTAVLPAATDTGLWDDLPGDWNRAAMMQPADVAAAIASLAAYPPHVAVEELTVGHVAGRL